The genome window CCCCCATGAACTAGTCTACATGACTCCGGCACGATAATCTGACCTGTCCTGCCACAGCCAGTCCATCTGCAAGAAGAGATGTGGCAAGCCAGAGCTGGCAGCAGATCTGGAATCCTGCCATGATGGTTGATCCATGGCGAGCAGCCAGCGACGCTGCCAAGGTGACGCAGAACGTCACTGCTACAACCCTTGCAAGCAGTAGGAATCCTGAAAAGGAAAGAAACCTCAAAGTCTTTTCCTGGGATCAGTTAAAAGATGTTATCCAGTTTCAGGATTCCAAAGGTATCTCACCACATCCAAGAAACCGTCCAAATTTCAGGGATTTAATGCTAGGTGGGATAACATCAACTTGACTGAGGAGCCGACACAACAGTATCAATGTTATCAGGTACCTGTAATTAGGAGAAAGAAGTCAGGGGAAGCTTATCATCGAAATACAGAAGCTGTTCCTTTTCTCTAGGGAAAAAAAAAGCTGTATTTCATGACAGGTGATATGGAAACTTACTGAGAAACAACATGAGCAACAGCTGCGCCAGTGACACCCATATGACAAACAAACATCAAAATTGGGTCTAGTATGATATTTGCTGCATCTCCGACCACTGAAATAAAAGGTTACCAGTGTCAGGTGAGGCTAATTTCAGGCACTCACTGATAATAAGGAAGAACTGCAGTTTAAATCTTGCTACTGTAGATTTTGTCGGACGTATGGACAGTTCCTCAGTTTCAGTAGTAACTGGGAACGGGGCTCTCTTCCTGTGAACTGAAATCATATAGGTCACCGTTAGGTGTTCTTACCAGTAGCATATAACGGTGTTCTTGTGTCCTTGAAACCCCGGAAAACCCCTTGCATGGACAGAGACAGCAGCACAGCAGGGGCACCAAGTGATCTTATTGTTAGGTAGCGAACTGCAGGCCTTCGCATTGGTGAATCCTAAAATAGCGCAAcgtaaataaaagaaaatattatgaTGTGGGAAACTACACTGCCAAATTAAGCTTGAGCAGAGAAAGTAAGATAATAGCACTCACAGATTTCACACCCATGATATTTAGTACAAATTTTGCTGAAAAAATCAGGAAGATGGCCTGAAGAAGGCCAAGAATTGAACCAACTATTAGTGCTGATGTGACCGAAGGTATGTACTTCCTCTTGCACCCTTGGTTGGAGAGATCTGGACACTCTGTGGGGATACATGATTTGACGCATTCTGCCTTGTCAGGACCTGGAAACAAAGTTGAATTAGACTCATGCAGAATCCTTAAgttatgaataaaaaaattgaaaccatATTTGTTTCGACTTTTGAGAACTTAGTACCAGAAACAGGCAAATTGTTGGTTTCTGAGTCTACATGATAAGATTTCTCTAGGTCTTGGCTGCTGTTTTCTTCAATAGCTTTGCTAATGATAGCATCCTCCTCTGCCACAAATGATGTTGTCACGCTAACAAGGGGGTAGATACAGACTTTCGATACTTGGTTAAATATGGCAATTGAGACACCAACAGCAGCAATCTCCACCGAACCTGATCATCAATCAATTGTACACAGTTTAATTTCGTAGTGTTAAATTTCAGATTGACAAAAAGGAAAGACAACCGTtttatcaaaaaagaaaaaaaaaacagaaaggaTGAACtcagcatatatacacatgaCTAGGTCCTATCAGGAGTAACCAACTGTAACGCCAGCAAAGGCAAAGGATGATTCAGAAATGACGCTATTGTGATACGTAATACGACAAATAATAAGCAGATTGTCGACGGAACTCTATATGCGACAGGAAAAGGACAGTTACCTGAACTCCTGAAGGCACCTGAAAGTATAAAAATACCTATCCAACTGAAACACAATGAAGCGAGAATAGAAAAGGAACACTGGTATCAATGATAGCTTAATGAAGACATGCAGGTCAGATCTCACCAACATTGATAAAAACAGAAAAGGACCTGGTGAGCATCATTAGTAAACGAGAACCATTCTTGAGCACACTTTGTTTGAAGTTTTTAGCATGTACTCATTCGATTGGCCGGCCATATGTACAATTGAAAGGGACGTTGCAGCACGAGTTTGTTACTTTGGCAAAAATGACAAATAGGAAATAAATTAACGAATATCCATTCACAGGAACTGCAAGATTGAAATGTGGAAAAATTCTTATATGATCATTTAAAGTTAGCACAGAATCTAAAACGAAATGAGTAGCTGATGAGCCTGTTTGTGAACACTGTGACCAAGTGAACATGGTGCGGCCATAGCAACGTACAGATAAATCATTGATGGGCAGATCGACAGTGTGAAGGTTACCTAAACGACCGATGAACGCTGTGTCCACCAACGAAGCGAGCGGATCGGCCGCCAAAGCGAGCGAGGCAGGCACCGCAATGCGCAATACCTCCGATCCAAGCTCATCGAGCTTGAAGACACTCCTATGACAAATAAAAATCGATAAACATCAGCACAGGAGTGATCAGCAAAAGAAACGCGACTCTCCACGAGCAAACGAACCTGATGTTCATGATGAAAAGATAAAGCCCCGTCTTCCTCGGCCCGCTGGGCAATGCAGGCTCCGGCAGATCCTCCACCTTGTTCTCCTCGCCGGCGCCGTTCGTCATCGCCGCCATAGGCACGGCCGCATGCTTCTCAGCCATGCTCGTCGCAGCAGTAGTAGCAGCGCCGTCCTCCATGCTCCAGGTTCCAAGTTCCAAACAGCCCACCGAGAGGTAGACGCTTGCTTGAGCTGGAGCGTCTCAGCGATCACTGGAGAATTGACCCGAGAGCAGCAGATGTCGCCTACTTATACATCTCCGATTCTCGTGTACCGTGCTTGCTTATCAGGAGATCAGCTGTCACATGCGAGAACCGAATTACCGAAGTGTCAGGCCTCCGGCCAGCGCGCGCCTCCGGCCAGCTCATGCGCGCATGCAGCGGAAGCAACGGTCGAAACAGAAAGCCGACATGACGACGACACGCAGCGCGGCGGGCGCGGACAAGGGCACTGAGCCACTGGTCACTCACTCACCGGCGGGTCGGGGTGGCGGTTCGGTCGAACGGCGTGGGGCGGGCCGCGCTTAAAAAGGCAGGAGCCGGCAAGTTGCGGGGGATAGCTACGGAGTTCATTTCGAAGCCTCGTGCCACAAGGCGAACGCGACCCGACGCTGGACCTAGGCTGGCTTCACGCTAGGAAGCAAATTCTACACGGAACTTATTACGAAAGATCTTCGTCAGATTTTGATTGAGTCACGTATTCTCTAATTTAATAGTTAGACTAAAAAGATAGAGAAATAGGAGACACGTGTTATCATAGAAATtaatggaggaagaagaaagaaagtgaTGTGACACGAGCGTGTtatcatagaattttttttttagaatctgatctataatttttttttctatctacCAGGAAGGTTCGGGCGAGCGGATGCGTAGATTTCGTTCGTGCTACGACTGCCATTGGAACGCCGGGTTTGTGGAATGATGTGGTATTGATTGTTGCCGTTACGTTGCGTGCTTACAGGCGCAAGTGACGTGCTGACAcggttggtggtggtggtggcggcggcggactAAGTGCTGCACTTGTTACACCGTTAGAACCGACGATAGTTCGTGCTTGGGTTTTGTGGCGTGCCATGTATGATACGTACGGCTCGCCGGAGGCGAGGGCAGCATGGCCTAGGTTATTGGAgttttcctttctcttctttcCTACAGAAAAGATAAGGAGGTGAGCAGAACAGATTGGTGAGGTCTTGAGCTACCTTATGGGCTCTGCTCTATCTTCAAGCCCCGGTTCTCTTGTACAGGAAAAATGTAAGTGTTCGCTGAAActgaaccagcaacgtaagtgaACTCTAAAAGTAAACTACCAGTCCTACTAGTGGCAGTAATGACTTCTGAGAGTGCGTTGCACTGCATGCTGCATAGGCAAGCGAGCTTTCGATCGGATAGAGATTCGGATCAATGCGGCAAGGGGACATGGAGAATAGGCAAAGTATACGGATTTGGGGAAACGCTTTTGACTAGGTTTGTAGGATGACGAAATGATGGTTTAGGTCTAGATGAAAATTCACTCTGAAGATTCTTGCGGAGGGGGCCTCGGATGTTTGGATGCAAACTGAACATTTTCAGATTGGTTTCATGGCTTGTTTGGTTGATCTATCTATCTTATGGGCTAACTGATATCGCAGGGAAGAAATTGTGTTAATTTATATACCGACAAGTTAGCCATAATCTACAAAAGAAGATTTCCTTTGGATTACTTTCGTGGTGGCCAAACCGGTTTAGCCGGTTACGGGACTGTTTTCTGAATCCTGCAATCTGGTTGTCTGCCACTCAGCCAAATGATTGTGCATAGTACTAAAAGGTAGGGTAGTGAATTCTTCGAGGTGTTCGCTCATTGCAAGTTCTAGACTTCTAGTGCATTCCATTTGGTTCCCCCTTTTCGTTTTCTTCTTTAGACACGTCCTGTCATTCAAGGTGGGGAAAATGAAAAGAGGCAAATCCTCTTGGTTTCCTCTCTACTATAGCTAGACCGAAAGGGTATGAATCGTTTCAAGGATTTCAAGCTAAAGAAATGCAATAGCTCCTTCAATTTTAAACTACGTTCCTTTTGGGGAGCAACTTATATTCTTTCTGAGTCTGTAATTCCTTGAATGCATGTTTTTTGCGAGAATTTTTGAGGTTTATACTACTTTTGGTCTGGAATGGATTTGTTTATAACTTCATCACTTGTCAATATCATGAAATGTCCTcgcaaaaaagagagaaagaaatggtATGCTTctcgcaaaaaagaaaaagaaaataaaagaaatatcatTGTTAGATTCATTTTCTGCACTTATATTTTTGCTATCATATTTTTGTACtaagaaggaaataaaaaaatctcaCTAACTCTATCTGTCAACTTTGCTAAGAAGCAAACTAAAACTGTACCCCAAAAGCATCAGACGTAAACTATATATCTCCTCGCAAACAAAAAACACTATCTATCTGAGACCACTTACTTTCCTATTAGTGCTGGTCTGATGGTTAACCCACTAGCAGTTTGGCGTAAGCACGGatttaaattattgcaatgATAAGAAAGCCAGTGGCTAGCTCTTTCTCAATGTGATTGGCAGTGGAGTACCTCACCAATATATGACATAATTTTGAGATCAAAGTGGAATCATTTGTTTATGTACCAAGTCAAAAAGAAACATGAGTTAGAGAACCAAGCCTAGACTTAGGTGGTTAGTGAAGGTGATTTACTTCCTGCCTATTAAGGATGGAAATCTAGATTTGCCCTTTATATATCTCATCAAAttggaattttctttcagtGTCATTGACAGCAAGACGtctgttattattttgtgtagTGAGTGCGTGTGATGATGTGAATATGTGCATGAGTCTACAAATTGTACTagtgtttctaaaaaaatatgatttcatAACATGTATGTAAAATGTGGTTTTGGCTTTCAGCTAACAAGGAAGAGCAATCAGAAGGCGCGCATCATAATTTTTGTAactataagaaaaaaaaaaatcagcctCTCTACCCCGAACGGGTGGTTTCCACCGGAAATTAGCCTATATCGGAAGTGCAAACATTAAGCATGTTTTTCCCCATGGATGAGGATGTCTTATCAAATAAGCTATGGCACTTATGTCCCCAACATTTAAGACATCGGAGACGTTTGAGTGATCGGATAATAGATAAGTTTGAGGAAATCCTCGATACTTTCACTTATCTCTAGCTATCCGATCTCAATTATTTTGCACCGTGATATCGCTAAAAGTTTCCACAAAGATCTTCTAAAAAACATCAAGGGACGCTTTCCAGTAAGCTAAAGGTGTACAGAATTGTGGATATGATCTTTAAAACATCAATTAGTTTTTGGAAGAATGCAAGCATAAGGTGTACTACTAAtggttttttaataaaaaaagatatagtGCTAATGCTTGGCAACAAAGTCCCACATCACATCTAAAGTATATCCCTAAAATTTATAGTTGAATAAAGCGTGCTTCATGGTCAATGGTATTATATTATAGATGTCATCTTTTTCGAAAGACCGTAGTGTAGATGTTATCAGGTTCATACTCTGTGTATAAATTTACTTTTAAAGGCGCGGCCACGTTCAATGTTAGCAGTAGGGAGAAGAAAAGCTTACAAACATGAATCTAGCACGGACATTTTTAGGTTTTAACAGACTACTCACATGTAATTCGATCATACTCTTCGGAGATTTCATCGGTCGGTGTTATATTCTGCTCTTAACGACTACATATGTACAGAGATTCGATCAACACACGACACAAAAATCTTAATCAGGGCAGCTATCTTTTGACTGTTTAGCCACTCTAGAAGCaaaaagagagggaaaaaaTGGCAATCACAGTCCGTATATATCCAAGAAAAAGCTCTAAAATGCGAGCTGCGTCATGGCCATTTATCAAGCAACTTTAGGAAACTAATACTCTCTAGATTGATCGTGTCTGCCAGCTTTTTGATGTGCGATTGAAATGAACGAACAAAAAGGCATTATTTATATACAGAGCTACTGACGTGTGCTTGCCCTGATCgttatttttttgcaacaacGACAAGACGTACTTTCGATTGGCGCCAACCATATATCTTCAGAAAATCCTAATTGTTTTCTGAAAGGTGGGCTACCTGTGAATTCATTCACTCAAACTCAAGCCACCGTTGGACATATGGACAAAAACGCTGCACATATACTGCCTGTACAGTTTTACGTACAGTGTTTGGAA of Phragmites australis chromosome 3, lpPhrAust1.1, whole genome shotgun sequence contains these proteins:
- the LOC133911915 gene encoding protein DETOXIFICATION 42-like, translating into MEDGAATTAATSMAEKHAAVPMAAMTNGAGEENKVEDLPEPALPSGPRKTGLYLFIMNIRSVFKLDELGSEVLRIAVPASLALAADPLASLVDTAFIGRLGSVEIAAVGVSIAIFNQVSKVCIYPLVSVTTSFVAEEDAIISKAIEENSSQDLEKSYHVDSETNNLPVSGPDKAECVKSCIPTECPDLSNQGCKRKYIPSVTSALIVGSILGLLQAIFLIFSAKFVLNIMGVKSDSPMRRPAVRYLTIRSLGAPAVLLSLSMQGVFRGFKDTRTPLYATVVGDAANIILDPILMFVCHMGVTGAAVAHVVSQYLITLILLCRLLSQVDVIPPSIKSLKFGRFLGCGFLLLARVVAVTFCVTLAASLAARHGSTIMAGFQICCQLWLATSLLADGLAVAGQAVLASAFAENDNKKVVAAASRVLQLSIVLGMILTVVLGLGMRFGAGIFTKDLPVIEVIHKGIPFVAGTQTINSLAFVFDGINFGASDYTYSAYSMVGVAAVSIPCLVYLSGHDGFIGIWIALTIYMNLRTIASIWRMGAARGPWTFLRK